AAATCAATACACGAGAGAAAATGTAGATTACGACTCCTTTATAGAATTAAAAATAAGGGCTCAACATTCGTTTCAATGCAAAATGATGTTTGATGCTATTAAGCTCATTACGCGTACCACTAAACAAAATTCAGGAACTGTAGTAGATATAGGTGATTCTTCAGGAAACCACATGATTTACTTAAGAAACTTATTAAAAGATGAATATAAAATTCAAACATTAAGTGTAAACTTAGATCCTATTGCTGTTGAAAAAATAAAAAATAAAGGACTTCCAGCATTACTAGTAAGGGCTGAAGAACTTACTTTAGATAATACAGATATCATAATGTACACATCATTTGAAATGTTAGAGCATCTTCATAATCCTGCGCTATTTCTAAGAAGATTAGCAGTAAAAGGTGAAGGAGAATATATTTTAATAACTGTTCCGTATGTAAAACATAGTAGAATAGGGCTCCATTCATTAAGAAACAAAAATCGAGATAACAGTACATATGCTGAAACAGAGCATATATTCGAACTTAGTCCAAATGATTGGAACTTATTGTTCTTGCACTCAGGATGGGAAGTTGTTTTTAAAGAAATATATTTGCAGTATCCCAAAAAGCTTTTAATTAAAAATATAATGTCGAACATCTGGAAACAGAAGGATTTTGAAGGTTTTTATGGGGTACTATTAAAGAAAAATCTCAGTGAATCAAATAAATACATGGATTGGGAAGAATTGTAAGAGGTTGGGGATGTATAAATGAGGAATAAAATACTTATCGTTGGAGCAAGTAGCGATATTGCAAAGCCATTGATTGAGCACCTGTTAAATTATGACGATATGCACATAGGGCTTCATTATAGTTCCAATTATAATAGTATTGCTAACTATGAAGAGAATGATAAGTGTTCTATTTTTCAGAAGACTTTAAACACTGAAAAATCGTGCCAACAATTAGTCGATGAGTTTGTCAATGCTGCAGGTGGAATTGACTGCATGATACAATTGTGTGGCAATGTAACGAATCCGGTTCATTGGGAGTCACTTACGGAAGAAGATGTATTTCAGGATTTGCAAATAAACTTAGTTGTTCCTTTTTTTCTAGCTAAGAGATCAATTCAATATATGAAACTTAATGGTGGTAGTATAGTACTAATGAGTAATGCAGGTGCGAAATTTGGTGGTGGAAGTAATTCGTTGTTTTATGGCATTTCAAAGGCTGGTATTGACCGATTGACTAAAGGACTTGCCAAAGACTGTGCAAAATATAACATTTTAGTTAATGCTGTAGCACCAGGTTTTATTGATACAAAGTTTCATAGGGATGTATTGAATCGCAACGATGAAGAACTAAAGAAAAGAATTGATATGATACCTCTTAAAAGAGCAGGAAAGAGTTCGGAGGTTGCTAGTACTATTATATTTCTTTTATCAGACGGTGCAAGATTTATCACTGGTGAAGTAATTACTATTAGTGGTGGCGATTGGTTATAATATCATTTTTGGAGATGATAGAATGAAAGTATTATTTGTATATCCTAACGCAACACTACAAAATCCCCCACCTGTTTCTCTAGCTATCTTTTATGCATTATTGAAAGATATAAATAATGTTGAAATAAAGATTTTTGACACAACATTATATAGCCAAGATGAGAATAACTCAGACAAGATAAAGGAAAAAAATTTACAAGTAAGGCCTTTTGATTTCTCTGATAGGGGTATAAGATTAATCAATAATAATGTATTCGATGATTTCAAAAAGATGGTAGATGATTATCAGCCTGATTTAATCGCTTTATCAGCGAATGAGGTAACCATATCACTAGGTATAGATCTATTAAAAGTAGTTAATAAAAATAACACATTTATTCTAGTTGGTGGGGTATTTGCAACGTTTGCCCCTAAGGTGTTATTAGCGTATGACTTTATAGATGCTGTTTGTGTAGGTGAAGGCGAGAAAGTATTATTGGAACTCGTAGAAAGAATAGCACAGCAAAAAGATTTAACGAATATTGAGAATTTATGGATAAAAAAAGATGGGACAATTGTGAAAAACAAGTTAAGACCATTGGTTGATTTAAACAAACTGCCTTTACCGAATTATGATATTTTTGATGAGGCAAGGTTTTACAGGCCGATGGCGGGAAAAGTCTGGAGGCTATTTCCCATAGAAACAAGTCGTGGGTGTCCATATGGTTGCACATATTGTAATTCTCCTTCACAAAAACAGCAATATATAAAGTCTGGGCACACTAATTTTTTTAGAAAGAAAAGTATAGATACTATAAATAGAGAGATTAAATACCTAATAGAAAAATACAATGCTGAATACATCTATTTTTTAAGTGATACTTTATTGTGTTTAAATGACCGAGAGTTTAATGAGTTTTGTGAAATGTACAGTCAATATAAGCTTCCTTTTTGGTGTCAAAACAGGCCGGAAATGGTTACCTTAGAAAGAATGACAAGATTGAAAGATATAGGTTGCTATAGAATGTCTATAGGATTGGAACATGGGAATGAAGAGTTTAGAAGGAAGATATTAAATAAAAAAGTAAGCAATGAAGTTATTGTAAAAGCATTTGATATATTAGATCAAGTTGGCATTCCAGTTTCAGTAAATAATATTATTGGTTTTCCAGGTGAGAATAGGGATTTAGCATTTGACACAATTCGTTTAAATAGACAAATTAAGTTCGACACATCTAATGCGTATGCCTTTACTCCTTTCCGTGGAACGCCTTTGTATGAAGAATGTGTCGAAAAAGGGTATATCGCACCTGATAAATCGTTGCATATTATTACCAAAGGTTCGTCGCTGGACATGCCTGGTTTTACAAAGAGTGAAATAGACGGACTAATTAAAACATTTGCATTATATGCACGAATGCCTGAAGAATACTTTCCGTTAATTAAATTAGCTGAGGATGATTCACCAGTAGGTGAGCAAATGTTTAAAGAGTTAAGTGATATATATTCTAAATTGTATTTTAGTGAGAGTGATTAAGTGATAAAAGCTATTATTTTCGATTTTGATGGCGTTATACTTGAGACGTCAGATATTAAAACAGAAGCTTTTCGAGAATTATTTAAAGAACATTCACAGGAACTAGTAGAGTCGGTAATCGACTATCACAAGACAAATATGGGGATTTCTAGGTTTGTAAAGTTTCAATATTTTTATGATAATATATTGCATCAAGAATTAACAAAGGAAAAGAAAGATGAGCTAAGTGAAAAGTTTTCAAAAATCGCTTTAGATAAAATATTAATGGCACCATTTGTAAAGGGTGTTAAAGAATTTTTGCAAAGCAAGAAATATAAATATTATATAGCATCTGGTACTCCTGAGGAAGAACTTCGTTTTATTGTAAAGGAAAGAGAAGTTGATTGCTATTTTCATGGAGTATATGGCTCGCCTAGAGTCAAAGAAGATATAGTTAGAGATATAATGTTAAATAATAACTACTCTAATCATGAAGTTGTTTTTATTGGAGATGCTATCAGTGATAAACTAGCTGCTGATAAGACTGGTATTCGATTCATTGCCAGATTAGATGGTAACAATCATGAACTGTTTCATGATATAGATTATAAAGTTAAAGATTTCGAAAGCTTTTCAGAGGGTTTAAAAGTCTTAGACAGTAGGTGAATGAGTTGAATGTTATTGTTTTCGGAGGATCAGGTTTTTTAGGAAGCCATGTGGCCGATGCTTTAAGTGACCGAGGTTATCAAGTTGCAATTTTTGATTTGCAAGCATCTCCTTTTTTGCGAGCAGATCAAACAATGATAATTGGGAATATCCTCGACCGAGCTCAAGTAATCGAGGCTATAAAGGGTTTTGATTATGTATATAATTTTGCTGGGCTAGCCAGTCTTGATGATGCAACGACAGAACCGATTAAAACCGTTGAACTAAATATAATGGGGAATGTTCACATTATGGAAGCTAGTGTATTCCATCAAGTGAAACGATTTGTCTATGCTAGCTCCATTTACGTATATAGCCAAAAGGGAGGGTTCTATCGATGCAGTAAACAGGCATCTGAACTATATATAGAGGAATTTAATAGAAAATATAATTTGAATTATACTGTACTTAGATATGGAACGTTGTACGGCACGCGTGCTGATGAACGTAACTCCATATATAAGTATTTGCAACAAGCACTATTAGAGAAAAAACTTGTATGTAATAATCCAGAAGAAATGCGAGAATATATTCATGTGAAAGATGCAGCTAACCTTAGCGTCGACATCTTAGACGACCAATTCAATAACCGTCATATTATCTTAACAGGGCATAATCACATGAAAGTTAAAGAAATGATGATGATTATAAAAGAGATATTAAATGATGACGTTGAACTTAATTTCTCAAATACAGACAACCTTGGTGGTGATCATTACAGTTATACTCCTTATTCTTATTCGCCAAAGATTGGGCAAAAATTGTTAGGAAATTGTTATACAGATATAGGACAAGGCCTATTAGAATGTTTAGAAGATATTGATATCAATTTGAAGAGAAGATGATATAGTTGACGACAATCATAAGTGAAAATAAAACCTTAAATCTTGTAACGATGAATCCAAACGTTAGTAAGGATATCGATGATATAGCTTGTCAAATTAGGGCAGAGTATGTACTCCTAATAGAGTCGCTCGGTATGGGAAAGGAAAACGACTTAGATTGGTGGGGACTAGAATTTGTAAGTCGAAACACCCAAGTTAGCCAACTATTTAAAAACTGTTGCATTTTAATTTATATAAGAGGTCTTGATAAAGATTTTCCTTATAGTAGTGTGTTGGTGGATAATCAAGCTTTGTCCATTGTATTGGGGAAATATTTTAAAGATCTTAATGTACAAATAGTAGTAGTTTCAAAAAAGATTGGCCTAATCGATTCCACAAAACGAGCATTGTCATGTACCTTTCATCTAACTGCAAGATACTTATTTTCTAAATTATGCAATAAAAAGGTAAAAAGAAAACTTATCAATACAGAAATGATTACAATAGTAGATACGTTTTTAATGGAAGGCAGTTTTCAAAAAGAAGATATTTTTAATAGGTACTATGGTGATCTTAAAAATTACTTTACTGATGAAAAATTGAAATCTATATACTACCTACCTAACTATTTTGGTATTAGGAACTATTGGAGTTTATTTCGCTCTTTGGAAACAACAGATAACATAATCATTAAAGAACATTACTTAAAGATAACGGATTATATCAAAGCATTCCGTTTCTATAAAAGAGTTATGAAGTATCGCTATGATAAACCTGTGTTCTTCCATGGTTATGATATCCGCCCTCTGTTAAACGATGAAATTAATGTTAATAGATTCTCTTATTCTGCCATGATATCAATATTGGACTACTTATTCGTGAAACGAATAAAAGAGAATGGCATAAAAGTAAAAAAAGTTATCGATTGGTTTGAGAACCAGGTAATAGATCATGGTTTTAATAAAGGTTTTCGAGAATTTTACCCAAATGTAGAAGTCTCAGGGTTACAACTATTTCCGCATCCGGACAATTATTTGTGTTGCTATCTGACGGAGCAAGAACATAAAACTAAGGTGATACCTACTACTATATATGTTATGGGTGAAGGATTTGTAAAAGGAGCAAAACAATTCTGCAATTCAATTGAAGTAAAAACAATATCTTCCATTAGACATTTGGGTGTATTTAATCAATATAAATATCAAAGAAAAAAAATTTTTACTATAGTAATGGCACTTCCTATATTATACCAAGAAGCTGCAGAAATAATAGACCTACTAACAAGTGCTCTGGATAATCTAAATGGGCCGATGAAAGTTATGGTTAAACCACACCCCACACACAATACCTCAAGACTAATCAATGTATATCAGCAACAATTTCGTAAAGGGTTCCCAGTTGGGTTTGAGTTTGTCGATGGGGCTTTTAATACAGTTGTAGAACAGGCTAGTGTATTAATATCGAGTAGTTCCAGTACTTGCCTTGAATCGATTGCAAAGGGAATTCCGACAATAGTGGTTGGGAATAATAGAGGCCTTACATTTTTATTTATCCCGGAAGATATCCCGCAAACCATATGGAGATTATGTTATTCTGTAGAGGAGTTACGAACAGCTCTCTTACATTTTTACAATATGGATGAAGAGCAGATAAATGAATATATTTCCACTGCTGAACAGATTCGCAAGAATTATTTTGAAGAGTATTGCCAAACAAAAGTAAGAAATGCCTTTGGTTTTACGGATTCTGATGGTAAAAATGGAGAAAAGTGAGGCTATTACTATGAGTATACCAGTAGTTATTTTATGTGGTGGTAAAGGGTCCAGATTAAGCGAGGAAACAGTTGAGCGACCTAAGCCCATGGTTGAAATTGGTGGCAAGCCAATTCTATGGCATATCATGAAAATCTACTCTTCCTATGGATACAATGACTTTATACTAGCTCTTGGATATAAATCTGATTATATTAAAAACTATTTCTTCAATTATCGTGTAAGTTCTTGTGATTTCACTTTATCAATGAAGCCCGATGGTGATATATGCTTTCATAATGATGGTGAACATGCAGAATGGAATATAACCTGTATTGACACAGGTCTAGAGACTTTAAAAGGTGGGCGTATTAAGCGTCTAGAGAAATATATTAATAGTGATACCTTCTTCCTAACTTATGGTGATGGAGTATCTAATGTCAATATTTCAGAACTACTAGAATTTCACAAGAATCATGGCAAGCTAGCGACATTGACAGCGGTTAGGCCACCTTCGCGTTTTGGGATGATTGATTTGCATGGGGATGTTGTCAAATCCTTTGAAGAAAAGCCTCAGCTTTCAGAGGGGTATATTAATGGTGGTTTTTTTGTATTTGACAAGAAAATCATGGATTATGTAATAGAACATGAGGACTGCGACTTCGAATTTGGACCTTTACAGGCCGTAGCTGAAGAGGATCAGTTGCGAGCATATAAGCATGATGGTTTTTGGCAATGTATGGATACTGTTAGGGATCGAGGTTATTTAGAGAAATTATGGCAATCTAACAACGCAAAATGGAAGTTATGGGATTAAAACCAATGAAGAAAATACTGGTTACTGGTGGAACGGGATATATCGGAAGTGAACTTGCGAAGCACCTTGATTCTCAAGGTTATTCTGTTGCAATAACAAGTAGGAATAAGGAATTTTATCGAGATCCTCAGTATGAAATTCGTGAAATGGATCTATTAGTTGATAATAGTATCTATCATTTATGTGAAGATATTGACTGTGTTGTGCA
The DNA window shown above is from Desulfuribacillus stibiiarsenatis and carries:
- the rfbF gene encoding glucose-1-phosphate cytidylyltransferase codes for the protein MEKSEAITMSIPVVILCGGKGSRLSEETVERPKPMVEIGGKPILWHIMKIYSSYGYNDFILALGYKSDYIKNYFFNYRVSSCDFTLSMKPDGDICFHNDGEHAEWNITCIDTGLETLKGGRIKRLEKYINSDTFFLTYGDGVSNVNISELLEFHKNHGKLATLTAVRPPSRFGMIDLHGDVVKSFEEKPQLSEGYINGGFFVFDKKIMDYVIEHEDCDFEFGPLQAVAEEDQLRAYKHDGFWQCMDTVRDRGYLEKLWQSNNAKWKLWD
- a CDS encoding NAD-dependent epimerase/dehydratase family protein, whose protein sequence is MNELNVIVFGGSGFLGSHVADALSDRGYQVAIFDLQASPFLRADQTMIIGNILDRAQVIEAIKGFDYVYNFAGLASLDDATTEPIKTVELNIMGNVHIMEASVFHQVKRFVYASSIYVYSQKGGFYRCSKQASELYIEEFNRKYNLNYTVLRYGTLYGTRADERNSIYKYLQQALLEKKLVCNNPEEMREYIHVKDAANLSVDILDDQFNNRHIILTGHNHMKVKEMMMIIKEILNDDVELNFSNTDNLGGDHYSYTPYSYSPKIGQKLLGNCYTDIGQGLLECLEDIDINLKRR
- a CDS encoding B12-binding domain-containing radical SAM protein encodes the protein MKVLFVYPNATLQNPPPVSLAIFYALLKDINNVEIKIFDTTLYSQDENNSDKIKEKNLQVRPFDFSDRGIRLINNNVFDDFKKMVDDYQPDLIALSANEVTISLGIDLLKVVNKNNTFILVGGVFATFAPKVLLAYDFIDAVCVGEGEKVLLELVERIAQQKDLTNIENLWIKKDGTIVKNKLRPLVDLNKLPLPNYDIFDEARFYRPMAGKVWRLFPIETSRGCPYGCTYCNSPSQKQQYIKSGHTNFFRKKSIDTINREIKYLIEKYNAEYIYFLSDTLLCLNDREFNEFCEMYSQYKLPFWCQNRPEMVTLERMTRLKDIGCYRMSIGLEHGNEEFRRKILNKKVSNEVIVKAFDILDQVGIPVSVNNIIGFPGENRDLAFDTIRLNRQIKFDTSNAYAFTPFRGTPLYEECVEKGYIAPDKSLHIITKGSSLDMPGFTKSEIDGLIKTFALYARMPEEYFPLIKLAEDDSPVGEQMFKELSDIYSKLYFSESD
- a CDS encoding SDR family NAD(P)-dependent oxidoreductase gives rise to the protein MRNKILIVGASSDIAKPLIEHLLNYDDMHIGLHYSSNYNSIANYEENDKCSIFQKTLNTEKSCQQLVDEFVNAAGGIDCMIQLCGNVTNPVHWESLTEEDVFQDLQINLVVPFFLAKRSIQYMKLNGGSIVLMSNAGAKFGGGSNSLFYGISKAGIDRLTKGLAKDCAKYNILVNAVAPGFIDTKFHRDVLNRNDEELKKRIDMIPLKRAGKSSEVASTIIFLLSDGARFITGEVITISGGDWL
- a CDS encoding HAD family hydrolase, translated to MIKAIIFDFDGVILETSDIKTEAFRELFKEHSQELVESVIDYHKTNMGISRFVKFQYFYDNILHQELTKEKKDELSEKFSKIALDKILMAPFVKGVKEFLQSKKYKYYIASGTPEEELRFIVKEREVDCYFHGVYGSPRVKEDIVRDIMLNNNYSNHEVVFIGDAISDKLAADKTGIRFIARLDGNNHELFHDIDYKVKDFESFSEGLKVLDSR